The Nitrospiraceae bacterium sequence AGGCCTATGTCACCCTGTCCGTGTGTTTGGGAGAAACGGAAATCTCGGTGGAGGAATTGATGCAATTTTCACCGGGAGATGTGGTCACGTTGAATCAAGGGACCACCCAGCTGCTTACAGCCACGGTGGAAGGGGTGCCAAAGTTTCTTGGTTCACCGGGAACGACAAAGGGCATGCAATCATTTCAGATTAAGGACATCATTCTGACGAGGGAGTAAGACCCGGTGAACGGGATTAGGTGCCGGCCAGTTACTGATTGTGGAAAAACCCGGAGATGAACGATGAGTGAAGAGGACAACATCGACATGGACACGTTTGATGCTGAGAAGGAAATGATGGAGGCGTTAGCGCAGGAAGCCGCTGCGAAAGAGCAGAACGCTGCCGCGAAAAAACAGGAGGTGGCGGCGAGTACCAGCAGTCACCCGCCACAATTAAATACGTCTCACGATCAGAACTTAAATCGTATCCTGGATATTCCGTTGGTGCTCTCGGCGCAATTGGGCAATACTCGCATGCTGATTAAGGACTTATTGCAGTTAGGACCGGGTTCCATTGTTGAATTGGATAAACTCGCCGGTGAACCGTTGGAAGTGTTGGTGAATGAACGGTTAGTCGCTCGTGGTGAGGTGGTGATGGTCAACGAAAAATTCGGCATCCGTCTCACCGATGTGATTAGCCCGACCGAGCGTGTGAATAAACTTCGATAAAAACCTAAGAGGTGAGGAATGAGGAGTAATGTGTGAGGAGTAGGATAAAAAAGGAATATGGTCCAAGACGATGGAGGAATCCGTTGTCCTTCCTCCTCATTGTTCACTCCTTACTTTCTAGGAAGACGATATGGACCTTACCCATGAAGCGCTGAAAATGGCGGGCACCCTGGCCCTGGTAGTCCTGGTCCTTCTTGGAGGTTTAGCCTGGGTTCGCCGCGCGTTCGGGGAATTGCCCGGAAGGAGTGGTGATCCGGTGATGCGCATTTTAGGCGGACTCCGGGTCGGAACGGGAAAGCACATCATGCTCGTGGAGGTGGCCGGAGAGGTGTTGGTGTTGGGGACGACAGCCCGGGAGATGACGTTGCTGACGACCGTTGCGGATGCCGGCCGGATTGATCGGCTCCGCTCTATAGGGAATCCGCTCGTCGGGCCGCTAGGCAGCTGGTTGGGACAATGGACCAGGCAGGCATTTGAGAAGTCCGAGCGAGAAGCGGTGACCTCCGGACCGTCCATCCGAATGTCCAAACGCGTTGCACAGGTGAGGGGAGACGAGAAGTCGTGAGACATCCCTTTTGGGGGTTTCGGGGAGGACATGAGTGTTGGCGACTGTTCGGTATGAGTCTGGTCCTGGGGCTGCCGACCTCGGCTTTTGCCCAGGCCCCCAAGGATCCGGCAATCAGTTTACAGGTATCCGGATTGGACGGAACCGAACCATGGACGTTCGGGCTTCGTATCCTTTTTCTCCTGACGGCATTAACTCTTGCGCCGGCCCTGTTGATGTTGGTAACGGCATTTACACGCGTCGTGATTGTTCTGGGTCTTCTTCGGCAGGCGTTGGGGACCATGCATGCACCACCGAATCAGGTGATGATTGGATTGGCCATGTTTTTGACCCTGTTTATTATGATGCCGGTATGGGAGCAGATTCGGGTTGAGGCTCTTAATCCGCTCTTGGAACAGCAGGTGACACAGGAAGTGGCGCTTGATCGGGCCAAGATTCCGTTAAGAACGTTCATGCTGAAACAAGTACGGGAAAAGGATTTAACCCTGTTTGTGGAGATGGCGAAAGTTCCTCACCCTCAGACGCCCGATGATGTCCCGTTCCATGTCCTGGTGCCGGCGTTTGTTACCAGTGAATTGCGCACCGCGTTTCAAATTGGCTTTCTCATTTATGTGCCTTTTCTTGTCATCGATATGATTGTCGCCAGCATTTTAATGTCCATGGGTATGATGATGCTGCCACCGATCATGATTTCATTACCGTTTAAATTGGTGTTGTTTGTGTTGGCTGATGGATGGTTTTTGGTCGTGGGAGCGCTGATGAATAGTTTTCAATAACGTGGGGAGGAAGGCGTAGAGCGTGAGGAGCAAGTAGTAAATAGTAAGAAGTGTATCGAATGCCGGGGGGCAACGATCCGGTTCTTTGTCTGTCTTCTTCCTGCTCACATTTCACGCCTTACCTTTGACATTCCATGGCAAGACTGAAAGGGATAAGGAGATGACAACTGAAAGTGTCCTGAGCATCGGTCAGGAGGCGATTCAAACAATCCTGCTTGTGGCGGGCCCAATGTTGGGTCTCAGCCTTCTGGTCGGACTCTGCGTGAGTGCCTTCCAAGCCATGACACAAATTAACGAAATGACCCTCACCTTTTTGCCAAAGGTGGCCACTATGTTTGTAGTGCTCTTGGTCACATTTCCCTGGATGGTGGAAATCCTCGTGGGATTCATGACGGGGGTATGGGCCAGGATACCCGAGTTTGCCCAATAATCGAAGGAGTGGGCCTGCGGCATGAATCAGAAAGATGTCCGGTAACCGGTGTTGCAATGGGATATGGCGATACAGCAGGTGTGGCAATTTGTGGTTGTGCTCGTGCGCACCGCCGTTATCTTGTCGGCGTTACCGTTGCTGGGGGGCCAGTCCGTACCGAGTCGTATCAAGATCGGCATGGCGGTGATCATCGCCAT is a genomic window containing:
- the fliN gene encoding flagellar motor switch protein FliN: MSEEDNIDMDTFDAEKEMMEALAQEAAAKEQNAAAKKQEVAASTSSHPPQLNTSHDQNLNRILDIPLVLSAQLGNTRMLIKDLLQLGPGSIVELDKLAGEPLEVLVNERLVARGEVVMVNEKFGIRLTDVISPTERVNKLR
- a CDS encoding flagellar biosynthetic protein FliO is translated as MDLTHEALKMAGTLALVVLVLLGGLAWVRRAFGELPGRSGDPVMRILGGLRVGTGKHIMLVEVAGEVLVLGTTAREMTLLTTVADAGRIDRLRSIGNPLVGPLGSWLGQWTRQAFEKSEREAVTSGPSIRMSKRVAQVRGDEKS
- the fliP gene encoding flagellar type III secretion system pore protein FliP (The bacterial flagellar biogenesis protein FliP forms a type III secretion system (T3SS)-type pore required for flagellar assembly.); translated protein: MSLVLGLPTSAFAQAPKDPAISLQVSGLDGTEPWTFGLRILFLLTALTLAPALLMLVTAFTRVVIVLGLLRQALGTMHAPPNQVMIGLAMFLTLFIMMPVWEQIRVEALNPLLEQQVTQEVALDRAKIPLRTFMLKQVREKDLTLFVEMAKVPHPQTPDDVPFHVLVPAFVTSELRTAFQIGFLIYVPFLVIDMIVASILMSMGMMMLPPIMISLPFKLVLFVLADGWFLVVGALMNSFQ
- the fliQ gene encoding flagellar biosynthesis protein FliQ, giving the protein MTTESVLSIGQEAIQTILLVAGPMLGLSLLVGLCVSAFQAMTQINEMTLTFLPKVATMFVVLLVTFPWMVEILVGFMTGVWARIPEFAQ